A region from the Leptospirillum ferriphilum ML-04 genome encodes:
- a CDS encoding TolC family protein: protein MKNGKEEKTKMQRVQNIGRVLLPIFLFLIAPFMMHDERAFASGKEDVPPLPSIDRKPVPVVVPENLTLEEAMRIAIRVHPQYRQAVHQYEANKEIIGQAMSNYYPHLSVGAGYNYETGNFVISPGIPPALFSLIIPPSNTGFNYYQASATVTETLFTFGQRATQVRQARYNANSSSLQALWTLWTLLSNVEVAYDTLAQDQLLVDAAEKTLKDYQDQLQVSKGEYDVGTASKFDLLNAQVNLSNAKLNLITAKNNVKIARVGLLNAMGVVYGGKFNAIPSLTHTTMPQSLDTLTRYAMDTRPDFLALKQQEKADVENELYYKSTFLPSFGANASYSYASIFFPLTYNWSLGATVSVPIFSGFLTVHQVAQAQKTISAARDSIESLRQNLLMQVKQDFLNMETAAERIKTTKSLLSQAKESLRLAEGQYRVGVGSAVAVTQAEADLASARAQFVQAVYGFKIARANLIRDAGMNPLRQLQERNNKGVVAHE, encoded by the coding sequence ATGAAAAACGGAAAGGAAGAGAAAACGAAGATGCAAAGGGTCCAGAATATCGGCCGGGTTCTTCTGCCCATCTTTCTTTTTTTGATTGCACCTTTCATGATGCATGATGAACGGGCTTTTGCGTCCGGGAAAGAGGACGTTCCGCCACTTCCGTCCATCGACAGGAAGCCTGTTCCTGTCGTAGTTCCCGAAAATCTGACGCTTGAAGAGGCCATGCGAATAGCGATCCGGGTTCATCCTCAATATCGTCAGGCCGTTCATCAGTATGAGGCCAACAAGGAAATTATCGGGCAGGCCATGTCAAATTATTATCCACATTTGTCTGTGGGGGCGGGCTACAATTACGAAACGGGAAATTTCGTCATTTCTCCGGGTATTCCACCCGCTTTGTTTAGCCTTATTATTCCTCCGAGCAATACGGGGTTCAATTATTATCAGGCTTCTGCGACGGTTACGGAAACCCTTTTTACGTTTGGTCAGAGGGCAACTCAGGTTCGGCAAGCCCGTTATAACGCCAATTCGTCATCTCTTCAGGCTTTGTGGACGCTGTGGACCCTTCTCTCCAATGTCGAAGTCGCTTATGACACGCTGGCGCAGGATCAGCTTCTGGTCGATGCCGCAGAGAAAACTTTGAAGGATTATCAGGACCAGCTCCAGGTTTCCAAGGGAGAATATGATGTTGGTACCGCTTCAAAGTTTGACCTTCTGAACGCTCAAGTCAATCTGTCCAACGCCAAGCTAAATCTGATTACCGCGAAAAACAACGTGAAAATTGCACGGGTCGGGCTCTTGAATGCGATGGGTGTTGTTTACGGGGGGAAGTTCAATGCGATCCCTTCCTTGACCCATACGACGATGCCCCAGTCGCTCGATACGTTGACCCGCTATGCCATGGACACCCGTCCTGACTTTCTGGCTTTAAAGCAGCAGGAAAAAGCGGATGTGGAAAACGAACTCTATTACAAAAGCACTTTTCTTCCATCCTTTGGAGCCAATGCCAGTTACTCCTACGCGAGTATTTTCTTCCCGCTCACTTATAACTGGTCCCTGGGAGCGACGGTGTCCGTTCCGATTTTTTCAGGCTTCCTGACTGTGCATCAGGTCGCACAGGCGCAGAAGACGATCTCCGCAGCTCGCGATTCCATCGAAAGTCTTCGTCAGAATCTTCTGATGCAGGTCAAGCAGGACTTTCTGAACATGGAAACGGCGGCAGAGCGCATAAAAACGACAAAATCACTACTTTCCCAGGCCAAAGAAAGCCTTCGGCTCGCAGAAGGACAATATCGCGTGGGTGTTGGATCTGCGGTTGCGGTAACACAGGCGGAAGCGGATCTGGCCTCAGCCAGGGCACAATTTGTTCAGGCTGTCTATGGGTTCAAGATCGCCCGGGCCAATCTGATACGGGACGCGGGGATGAATCCTCTGCGACAATTGCAGGAGAGGAATAACAAAGGGGTTGTTGCGCATGAATAA
- a CDS encoding TetR/AcrR family transcriptional regulator, which yields MKKKLVLKKADVVLDKSDFEEARNHIVERAANLFAGRRYDQVTLDDLIAILGIGKGTLYRYFSNKAELYSRILEVGHENLLSLLGEIHGREDLGPTEKLHEMSFSMAHFLRIHQDIYTVMAIEEPKERFCRSDKMIRYRTERIRMIASVIEKGQAEGMFRADFDPWLFAQSLIGALWVEAIFPFLLEGEIKKELRTEEIVSLFLRGIGMNPGVSG from the coding sequence ATGAAGAAAAAATTAGTCCTGAAAAAAGCGGACGTGGTTTTGGATAAGTCCGATTTCGAAGAAGCGCGCAACCATATTGTTGAAAGGGCGGCCAACCTGTTTGCCGGTCGTCGATACGATCAGGTGACCCTGGATGATCTCATTGCCATCCTGGGAATAGGCAAGGGGACATTGTACCGCTATTTTTCGAACAAGGCAGAACTTTATTCCCGGATTCTCGAAGTCGGGCATGAAAATCTTCTTTCTTTGCTGGGAGAAATCCATGGACGGGAGGATTTGGGTCCGACGGAAAAACTGCATGAGATGTCTTTTTCCATGGCACACTTTCTCCGTATTCATCAGGATATATATACCGTCATGGCGATCGAGGAACCAAAAGAGCGTTTTTGTCGATCAGACAAAATGATCCGTTACAGAACCGAAAGGATCAGAATGATTGCCAGCGTTATTGAAAAGGGCCAGGCAGAGGGAATGTTTCGTGCGGACTTCGACCCTTGGCTCTTTGCCCAGTCTCTGATAGGAGCTCTTTGGGTGGAGGCGATCTTTCCGTTTCTGTTGGAGGGGGAAATCAAGAAAGAGCTTCGAACCGAAGAGATTGTTTCTCTCTTTCTCCGTGGTATAGGGATGAACCCCGGGGTTTCTGGATGA
- the purQ gene encoding phosphoribosylformylglycinamidine synthase subunit PurQ, with amino-acid sequence MRVGIVQFPGTNCDFDTWEAVRSVSGLEPSWLSYQTDSVREIDAVILPGGFSYGDYLRTGAMAAQTPVMKAIRKFAQEGHPVLGICNGFQILVETGLLPGALLINASRSFICEDSPVVSLTSRTPFTSIIPEGTRINLPIAHQEGRYYLPEDKLRNIEASGQVVFRYANNPNGSIHDIAGVSNPEGNVVGLMPHPERRIRHSSSPPDGLLFFESLLISLRNRMFQRTAPDLPLLK; translated from the coding sequence ATCCGCGTCGGCATTGTTCAATTTCCGGGAACAAATTGTGATTTTGACACGTGGGAAGCTGTCCGTTCAGTTTCAGGCCTGGAGCCGTCATGGCTTTCCTATCAGACAGATTCGGTTCGGGAGATAGATGCTGTCATTCTTCCAGGCGGTTTTTCTTACGGAGACTATCTTCGTACAGGAGCAATGGCAGCACAGACACCCGTCATGAAAGCCATCCGAAAATTTGCCCAGGAAGGCCACCCCGTTCTGGGCATTTGTAACGGCTTTCAGATCCTTGTGGAAACAGGTCTTCTTCCCGGAGCATTGCTGATTAATGCCTCGCGAAGCTTCATTTGTGAAGATTCTCCGGTTGTATCACTCACTTCCCGAACCCCCTTCACCTCGATTATTCCTGAAGGAACACGGATCAACCTGCCGATCGCGCATCAGGAAGGCCGCTACTATCTTCCAGAGGACAAGCTGCGGAATATCGAAGCCTCCGGACAGGTTGTCTTTCGGTATGCCAACAATCCCAACGGTTCCATTCATGACATTGCCGGAGTTTCGAATCCCGAAGGAAACGTTGTGGGTCTCATGCCCCATCCCGAACGGCGCATCCGGCACTCCTCATCCCCCCCGGACGGACTCTTGTTTTTTGAGTCCCTTCTGATTTCTCTTCGCAACCGCATGTTTCAACGTACCGCACCGGACCTTCCCCTTCTGAAATGA
- a CDS encoding efflux RND transporter permease subunit, translating into MWLTRLALKNAIGVFMAAMALLLLGAQSIARLPIDLFPNLAVPVLIVGTIYPGASPLDVERSVTYPLEKTLSTIDNVSHIQSQSREGVSAIQVWFNWGEDLNGGMVQAVQKISQILNQLPPGIQQPFILKFDIANIPVVSVTVSDPSLNQIQLYDLAYNTIEPQLEQLANVSQATVNGGKVRQININVDPHRLFARNLSIMQVVNAINQSNFIQPSGDIKIGTKDYNLFTNNQIAHHLVDTLENVPVSVQQTPDGRAVPIFVKDFARVTDSAETQTNIVRVNGENAVYLAVNKQPGSNTVKVVDEVRQALPKLRGLPPGVRLNTFFDQSLYIRQSIKSLFHEVLQGSVLAILVILLFFGNIPATLIISTAIPLSALVAMVFLYFTHQTLNIFTFGGLALGIGRLVDDSIVELENIYRHFSVDATPRPRALLAAAREVAMPILASTITTVVVFLPVVFMQGIGRLLFTPMALTITFALFASFFVSRTVTPLLCYRFLHPSRTPLMDRQGPFAWFQRAFQRVEVFYENLLNYAIHHRRKIFLTVLLTFLLSLPLVRFIGTEFFPAPDESQFTINIQAPPGTRIELTTELAKEIEHVIRKTLPPRDVRLIASNIGLRNTAGRGTNGAASVFTNNTGPDTAFVQVNLVDPDQRTESSDELMNRVRTAMKGMFPGVGIYFMPGGLVERILNFGYQGIIDVEIYGYDLATGERFAEKVASRMKEIPGVGDIQILPNDFHFPELDVQVDRVKAALVGLTVQQIASTVLWSFVGNENNPSIYTDPKTGNEYNIVVQLDRPYRHSLEDLKNVFLTNASGQQILLRDIAKIRESSGPNEIDRKRMTRLITISANPVGRPLGAIAKDLRAYVAHADIPPGFSIVLAGQIAQQKGAFLSLALAALSAILLVYMVLATQFRSLIDPFVIMFSVPMSFIGVIWLFFLTGTSFSTIAFMGVIMTVGIAASNGVLLVDYSNRLQREQGLSLEEAVVKAGRTRLRPVVMTSLATIFGLIPMALGFDVGSSNSLPLARAVIGGLTCATLFTLVLVPTIYLSLHRRFPVKTGVEALDWESEDGPERRGV; encoded by the coding sequence ATGTGGCTGACCCGACTCGCTCTCAAAAATGCGATTGGCGTTTTTATGGCTGCCATGGCCCTGTTGCTCCTTGGGGCCCAGTCGATCGCCAGGCTTCCGATCGATCTTTTCCCCAATCTTGCTGTCCCGGTTCTTATTGTCGGGACGATCTATCCGGGCGCTTCTCCTCTTGATGTAGAGCGGAGCGTCACCTATCCTCTCGAAAAAACGTTATCGACAATCGATAATGTCTCCCATATCCAGTCGCAGTCCCGGGAGGGGGTCTCCGCAATCCAGGTGTGGTTCAACTGGGGCGAGGACCTGAATGGAGGGATGGTCCAGGCTGTCCAGAAAATCAGCCAGATTTTAAACCAGCTTCCTCCGGGCATTCAGCAACCTTTTATTCTCAAATTCGATATTGCCAATATCCCCGTAGTCTCTGTGACGGTTTCGGATCCCTCCTTGAACCAGATCCAGCTGTATGACCTTGCCTACAATACGATCGAGCCTCAGCTGGAACAGCTTGCCAATGTGTCCCAGGCGACGGTGAACGGCGGAAAAGTCAGACAAATCAATATCAATGTGGATCCGCACCGGCTTTTTGCACGCAATCTCTCGATCATGCAAGTGGTCAATGCCATCAACCAGTCGAACTTTATTCAACCCTCGGGTGATATCAAGATCGGAACAAAAGACTACAATCTCTTTACGAATAACCAGATTGCACATCACCTGGTTGACACACTGGAAAATGTGCCTGTATCGGTGCAACAGACACCGGATGGAAGAGCTGTCCCCATCTTTGTCAAAGACTTTGCCCGTGTAACCGATTCGGCTGAAACCCAGACCAACATCGTTCGGGTCAATGGAGAAAACGCTGTCTATCTGGCCGTCAACAAGCAGCCAGGTTCCAATACGGTGAAGGTAGTGGATGAAGTCCGGCAGGCATTGCCGAAGCTTCGCGGACTTCCGCCGGGAGTTCGCCTCAATACATTTTTCGACCAGTCTCTCTATATCCGTCAGTCGATCAAAAGTCTTTTTCATGAGGTTCTTCAGGGGTCCGTCCTTGCCATTCTGGTCATCCTGCTCTTTTTCGGAAATATTCCGGCGACGCTGATCATTTCGACAGCCATTCCTCTTTCGGCTCTCGTTGCGATGGTTTTTCTCTATTTCACTCACCAGACCCTGAATATTTTTACTTTTGGCGGATTAGCGCTCGGAATTGGCCGACTTGTCGATGATTCCATTGTGGAACTCGAAAATATCTACAGGCATTTTTCTGTTGACGCCACTCCACGTCCACGGGCTCTTCTGGCGGCTGCACGGGAAGTTGCGATGCCGATTCTCGCTTCCACAATCACGACAGTGGTCGTCTTCCTGCCGGTAGTGTTTATGCAGGGCATCGGTCGTCTTCTTTTTACGCCAATGGCTCTGACCATTACATTCGCCCTTTTTGCCTCTTTCTTTGTTTCCCGTACGGTCACGCCGCTTCTTTGTTACCGGTTCCTCCATCCGTCCCGGACCCCCCTTATGGATCGACAGGGGCCTTTTGCCTGGTTCCAGAGAGCCTTTCAAAGGGTGGAGGTCTTCTACGAAAACCTGCTGAACTATGCTATCCACCATCGGAGAAAAATCTTCCTGACGGTTTTACTGACATTTCTTCTTTCTCTCCCTCTGGTCCGTTTCATTGGCACGGAATTCTTCCCGGCTCCGGATGAAAGCCAGTTTACGATCAACATCCAGGCTCCGCCCGGAACAAGAATCGAGCTGACCACAGAGTTGGCCAAAGAAATTGAACACGTAATCCGGAAGACTCTCCCTCCCCGGGATGTCCGTCTGATTGCTTCCAATATCGGCTTAAGAAATACAGCCGGTCGGGGAACAAATGGCGCGGCGTCCGTTTTTACCAACAACACGGGTCCGGACACCGCCTTCGTTCAGGTGAATCTTGTCGATCCAGACCAACGGACTGAATCTTCAGACGAATTGATGAACAGAGTCCGGACAGCCATGAAAGGAATGTTTCCGGGGGTCGGCATCTATTTCATGCCGGGAGGTCTGGTTGAGCGCATCCTGAATTTCGGTTACCAGGGGATTATCGATGTCGAGATCTATGGATACGACCTGGCCACGGGCGAGCGCTTTGCCGAAAAGGTGGCCAGCAGGATGAAAGAGATACCGGGAGTCGGAGATATCCAGATTCTCCCGAACGATTTCCATTTTCCGGAGCTTGATGTCCAGGTGGATCGGGTCAAGGCGGCTCTCGTTGGACTCACTGTGCAGCAGATTGCTTCGACGGTCCTCTGGAGTTTCGTCGGAAACGAGAATAACCCGTCAATCTATACGGATCCCAAGACAGGAAACGAATATAACATTGTCGTTCAGCTCGACCGGCCATACAGGCATTCTCTCGAAGATCTCAAGAATGTCTTTTTGACCAATGCCAGCGGACAGCAAATCCTGTTGCGCGATATCGCTAAAATTCGGGAGTCTTCCGGACCCAACGAAATCGACCGGAAACGAATGACGCGCCTCATCACGATTTCTGCGAATCCGGTGGGACGTCCCCTGGGAGCGATCGCCAAAGATCTTCGGGCATATGTGGCGCACGCGGATATCCCGCCGGGATTTTCGATTGTCCTGGCGGGTCAGATTGCCCAGCAGAAAGGAGCGTTTCTCTCTCTTGCCCTCGCGGCTCTCTCTGCAATCCTTCTGGTTTACATGGTTCTGGCCACCCAATTCCGCTCCCTGATCGATCCTTTCGTGATTATGTTTTCCGTCCCGATGAGTTTTATCGGTGTCATCTGGTTATTTTTCTTGACGGGGACATCTTTTTCCACAATCGCCTTTATGGGTGTTATCATGACTGTCGGTATTGCTGCCAGTAATGGTGTTCTTCTGGTGGATTATTCCAACCGCCTTCAGAGAGAGCAGGGGCTTTCACTGGAAGAGGCGGTGGTCAAAGCCGGCCGGACTCGACTTCGTCCTGTGGTGATGACCAGTCTTGCGACAATTTTTGGGCTTATTCCCATGGCTCTGGGTTTTGATGTGGGCAGTTCAAACAGTCTTCCGCTCGCCAGGGCGGTGATCGGTGGATTGACGTGTGCGACTCTTTTTACGCTGGTTCTTGTCCCAACGATCTATCTTTCCTTGCATCGGCGGTTTCCGGTCAAGACAGGCGTAGAAGCCCTGGACTGGGAATCTGAAGACGGCCCAGAGAGAAGAGGGGTATGA
- a CDS encoding efflux RND transporter periplasmic adaptor subunit produces the protein MNNGARWGIVLVISAILVLAGYRVYHRKAAQRQVSSAAVTTQDKKPVAVFTTHPQKREISETITLTADIQPINQAAIYAQVSGYLEDIRVRRGYRVKKGETLAIIKDTTYRAQLQQATATRDYTCLNAKRYKKLLAKNLVSKDSYDLAREQCEQAKAAVDYAAQQLAYTRITAPFDGYIFNRMVDPGATIPASTAAVAANQNPLFTVVDTHVVKIVISVPEGDVRYLKIGVPVQVMVDAFPGQVFPGKITRMNPALDVQTRTLAVEIDMPNPKGVLKPGMFAKSILHLRSVPDAIVLPKEAILHNNGHAYVFRVDPGNLLRKAPVITGIEGRANVQIEKGVDVNDLVVIPGQLHLSEGESVSPKPYVPVFSPGASS, from the coding sequence ATGAATAATGGAGCCCGATGGGGAATTGTCTTGGTGATATCGGCCATTCTGGTATTGGCAGGGTATCGGGTTTATCACAGAAAGGCTGCCCAGAGACAGGTTTCGTCAGCGGCGGTGACCACCCAGGACAAAAAACCGGTGGCTGTCTTTACGACCCATCCCCAGAAAAGGGAGATATCAGAAACAATCACTCTGACTGCGGATATTCAGCCGATTAACCAGGCTGCAATATACGCACAGGTCAGCGGATACCTTGAGGACATCCGTGTCCGCAGGGGATACAGAGTCAAAAAAGGGGAAACGCTTGCGATTATCAAGGATACGACTTATCGGGCCCAACTCCAGCAGGCGACGGCCACCCGGGATTATACCTGTCTGAATGCAAAGCGCTACAAAAAACTTCTCGCAAAAAATCTGGTTTCAAAGGACTCCTACGATTTGGCCAGAGAACAATGCGAACAAGCCAAAGCGGCCGTCGACTATGCGGCCCAGCAGTTGGCCTATACAAGAATCACGGCGCCTTTTGACGGATATATTTTTAACCGTATGGTTGATCCGGGTGCCACCATTCCCGCTTCAACGGCAGCAGTTGCGGCAAATCAGAACCCGCTCTTTACTGTCGTGGATACCCATGTTGTCAAGATCGTCATCAGCGTACCGGAAGGGGATGTGCGGTATTTGAAAATCGGTGTTCCCGTCCAGGTGATGGTCGACGCGTTTCCCGGTCAAGTTTTTCCGGGAAAGATTACCCGGATGAATCCGGCTCTTGATGTGCAGACAAGGACTCTCGCGGTGGAAATCGATATGCCGAATCCGAAGGGGGTTCTAAAGCCCGGCATGTTTGCAAAATCGATTCTCCATTTGCGCTCTGTGCCCGACGCAATCGTTTTGCCGAAGGAAGCCATTCTTCACAATAATGGACATGCCTATGTTTTTCGAGTTGATCCGGGCAATCTTCTCCGGAAAGCCCCGGTCATCACCGGAATCGAAGGGAGAGCCAATGTCCAGATCGAAAAAGGGGTCGATGTGAACGATCTTGTTGTTATTCCGGGCCAACTCCACCTCTCTGAGGGGGAAAGCGTTTCACCAAAACCCTATGTTCCGGTTTTTTCCCCGGGCGCTTCCTCCTAG
- a CDS encoding LysR family transcriptional regulator produces MTLSQIQTFIVVSQTLNFTLAAQELGITQPAISTQIQLLEDELKTKLFNRVGRRVYLSQSGLLFLEHARQVLEKVAATTDAVTRFRPVTKTDPLNLGIGFGTGFKDDGPFLNYLRGTYKNATVQSHQALDTDLVRGLEDRSIDIALTQIPDESTHLDEWADKFELTPVIKTNILVVAAPHAVAQNWRRDPRILQEYPLVLPARQTFFRDYIDGVLTRLSLKVNVSLETQEATLIRKVLLSGMGIGILPASSIREELDRGILTGLSVPEFSSGSILGILTRKDDIAVIPSPIQLGVRIFTSGWVRLSPGLS; encoded by the coding sequence ATGACTCTATCCCAAATCCAGACTTTTATCGTCGTCAGTCAGACGCTTAACTTTACCCTGGCTGCGCAGGAGCTCGGTATCACGCAACCGGCCATCAGCACCCAGATCCAGCTTCTCGAAGACGAGCTCAAGACAAAGTTGTTTAACAGAGTTGGACGTCGCGTCTATCTGAGCCAATCCGGACTTCTTTTTCTGGAGCATGCCCGCCAGGTTCTCGAAAAAGTCGCCGCCACAACAGACGCTGTGACCCGGTTCAGACCCGTGACCAAAACGGATCCCCTGAATCTGGGGATCGGTTTTGGTACAGGATTCAAAGATGACGGACCTTTTCTGAATTACCTAAGGGGAACATATAAAAATGCTACTGTCCAGTCCCATCAGGCTCTTGACACAGATCTTGTCCGGGGACTTGAAGACAGGTCGATCGATATCGCACTGACCCAAATCCCGGACGAGTCCACCCATCTGGATGAGTGGGCAGACAAATTTGAACTGACTCCCGTGATCAAGACAAACATTCTCGTTGTGGCCGCTCCCCATGCCGTTGCACAAAACTGGAGAAGAGACCCAAGGATTCTGCAGGAGTACCCACTGGTTCTGCCAGCACGACAGACGTTTTTCCGGGATTATATCGATGGCGTCCTGACCAGATTGTCATTAAAAGTCAATGTTTCTCTCGAAACGCAAGAAGCCACTTTGATCCGGAAGGTTCTTCTCTCCGGCATGGGAATCGGAATCCTCCCTGCCTCCTCCATTCGGGAAGAGCTCGATCGGGGCATCCTGACAGGATTGTCCGTCCCTGAATTTTCAAGTGGATCGATTTTAGGGATCCTGACACGAAAAGACGATATCGCTGTCATCCCCTCCCCCATTCAACTCGGAGTCCGGATCTTCACCTCCGGATGGGTCAGGCTTTCCCCGGGCCTCTCCTGA
- a CDS encoding lysophospholipid acyltransferase family protein yields MDSLHHEEHSQRLPPSSVEYRCSFWMMLSAFFASLAVRLLKWTNRCQYSGFAHYRRRLESGEPLLIAFWHNQGLLMPFVYFGKWGKIRIIVSRSRDGALISSLLWWFGILSVRGSSSNGGIQALRELLKIAKDGCTSLVFTPDGPKGPIYEAKEGVAYLVKRTGKPLYLLSVAYTRFRECRSWDRFRIPLPFGKAYFACSPPLCFPEDQGKDCLENLRCNIERSLIRLNEITSALALEQITHLESEYLLSSEVFYTP; encoded by the coding sequence ATGGATTCCCTACATCATGAGGAACATTCACAGCGTCTTCCTCCTTCTTCCGTAGAGTATCGATGTTCCTTCTGGATGATGCTGTCCGCCTTCTTTGCATCCCTTGCAGTCCGCCTCCTGAAGTGGACGAATCGTTGCCAATACTCGGGATTTGCTCACTATCGGAGGAGGCTTGAGAGCGGAGAGCCTCTCCTGATCGCATTCTGGCATAACCAGGGCCTTCTGATGCCTTTTGTGTATTTCGGAAAGTGGGGAAAAATCCGGATTATCGTTTCTCGCTCTCGCGACGGCGCCCTGATTTCAAGCCTTCTCTGGTGGTTTGGTATTTTGAGCGTGCGAGGGTCTTCGAGCAATGGCGGGATCCAGGCTCTTCGGGAATTGCTGAAAATAGCAAAAGACGGATGCACATCTCTCGTTTTTACACCTGATGGTCCCAAAGGGCCTATCTATGAGGCCAAAGAGGGAGTGGCATATCTTGTCAAGAGAACCGGTAAACCCCTTTATTTGCTTTCCGTTGCCTATACTCGTTTTCGAGAGTGCAGGAGCTGGGACAGATTCCGCATACCGCTTCCATTCGGTAAAGCCTATTTTGCATGCTCTCCTCCTTTGTGTTTTCCGGAGGACCAAGGCAAGGATTGTCTTGAAAACCTCCGTTGCAATATAGAACGATCCCTCATTCGACTGAACGAGATTACCTCCGCTCTGGCGCTCGAACAAATCACCCATCTCGAATCGGAATATCTTTTATCCTCCGAAGTGTTTTATACACCTTAA